One Perca flavescens isolate YP-PL-M2 chromosome 9, PFLA_1.0, whole genome shotgun sequence genomic window carries:
- the LOC114561224 gene encoding AP-1 complex subunit sigma-2 isoform X4, with product MQFMLLFSRQGKLRLQKWYVPLSDKEKKKITRELVQTVLARKPKMCSFLEWRDLKVVYKRYASLYFCCAIEDQDNELITLEIIHRYVELLDKYFGSVCELDIIFNFEKAYFILDEFLLGGEAQETSKKNVLKAIEQADLLQESQNEDWGSLPNEELL from the exons ATGCAGTTCATGCTTCTGTTTAGTCGACAAGGCAAGCTCAGGCTTCAGAAATGGTACGTGCCTTTGTCTGATAAGGAGAAAAAGAAGATCACAAGAGAGTTGGTGCAGACGGTCCTGGCTCGAAAGCCCAAAATGTGCAGCTTTCTGGAGTGGAGAGACCTCAAGGTTGTATATAAGAG ATACGCCAGCCTGTACTTCTGCTGTGCCATAGAGGACCAGGACAACGAGCTGATCACACTGGAGATCATCCACAGATATGTGGAGCTGCTGGACAAATACTTTGGCAGT GTTTGTGAGCTGGACATTATTTTCAACTTTGAGAAGGCTTACTTCATTCTGGATGAGTTCTTGCTGGGTGGGGAAGCTCAGGAGACGTCCAAAAAGAATGTGTTGAAGGCCATTGAGCAGGCTGACCTGCTACAGGAG
- the LOC114561224 gene encoding AP-1 complex subunit sigma-2 isoform X3 produces the protein MQFMLLFSRQGKLRLQKWYVPLSDKEKKKITRELVQTVLARKPKMCSFLEWRDLKVVYKRYASLYFCCAIEDQDNELITLEIIHRYVELLDKYFGSVCELDIIFNFEKAYFILDEFLLGGEAQETSKKNVLKAIEQADLLQEEAETPRSVLEEIGLT, from the exons ATGCAGTTCATGCTTCTGTTTAGTCGACAAGGCAAGCTCAGGCTTCAGAAATGGTACGTGCCTTTGTCTGATAAGGAGAAAAAGAAGATCACAAGAGAGTTGGTGCAGACGGTCCTGGCTCGAAAGCCCAAAATGTGCAGCTTTCTGGAGTGGAGAGACCTCAAGGTTGTATATAAGAG ATACGCCAGCCTGTACTTCTGCTGTGCCATAGAGGACCAGGACAACGAGCTGATCACACTGGAGATCATCCACAGATATGTGGAGCTGCTGGACAAATACTTTGGCAGT GTTTGTGAGCTGGACATTATTTTCAACTTTGAGAAGGCTTACTTCATTCTGGATGAGTTCTTGCTGGGTGGGGAAGCTCAGGAGACGTCCAAAAAGAATGTGTTGAAGGCCATTGAGCAGGCTGACCTGCTACAGGAG
- the LOC114561224 gene encoding AP-1 complex subunit sigma-2 isoform X5 gives MQFMLLFSRQGKLRLQKWYVPLSDKEKKKITRELVQTVLARKPKMCSFLEWRDLKVVYKRYASLYFCCAIEDQDNELITLEIIHRYVELLDKYFGSVCELDIIFNFEKAYFILDEFLLGGEAQETSKKNVLKAIEQADLLQEPRHEYFNVPMY, from the exons ATGCAGTTCATGCTTCTGTTTAGTCGACAAGGCAAGCTCAGGCTTCAGAAATGGTACGTGCCTTTGTCTGATAAGGAGAAAAAGAAGATCACAAGAGAGTTGGTGCAGACGGTCCTGGCTCGAAAGCCCAAAATGTGCAGCTTTCTGGAGTGGAGAGACCTCAAGGTTGTATATAAGAG ATACGCCAGCCTGTACTTCTGCTGTGCCATAGAGGACCAGGACAACGAGCTGATCACACTGGAGATCATCCACAGATATGTGGAGCTGCTGGACAAATACTTTGGCAGT GTTTGTGAGCTGGACATTATTTTCAACTTTGAGAAGGCTTACTTCATTCTGGATGAGTTCTTGCTGGGTGGGGAAGCTCAGGAGACGTCCAAAAAGAATGTGTTGAAGGCCATTGAGCAGGCTGACCTGCTACAGGAG